Proteins encoded together in one Bombiscardovia nodaiensis window:
- a CDS encoding lysine-specific permease: MPQEHGRANSATAAATATATNTASSNSSESSGSGGVQRNLKARHVSMIALGGCIGTGLFMTSGSTIAKAGPGGGLVAYAAMGIMVYFLMTSLGELATHLPVSGSFATYNARFVDPALGFAMGWNYWFNWAITVAVDISTAAILIQYWLPSTPGWIWSLLVLVVIFLINALTVSTFGETEFWLSLIKVITVIVFLVIGFAMIFGIMFHPAVGLQNFTYKGGPFVGGFPAILSVFLIAGFSFQGTELVGVTAGESDNPAKAVPKAINEVFWRILLFYILSIFVIAALIPYTSPNLLSAADGNIAMSPFTLVFQRAGLASAASVMNAIVLTSVLSAANSGSYASTRMLYALAKDHYAPQIFARTTKHGIPLASLIATTVVALATFTTSIFGQQVYMWLVAASGLTGFIAWVGIALSHYRFRRAFVLQGHQLSELKYHAKLFPLGPILALILCVVVICGQNIEAFVQWNWQEIGVTYMSVPLVLILFFGYKMKHHTKLIPLKDIDVSGIEDRNEADEQGK, encoded by the coding sequence ATGCCCCAGGAACACGGCAGAGCCAATTCAGCAACGGCCGCAGCAACGGCTACAGCTACGAATACGGCAAGTAGTAACAGCAGCGAAAGCAGCGGCTCAGGCGGCGTGCAACGCAATTTGAAGGCCCGGCATGTCTCGATGATTGCCCTCGGCGGCTGCATCGGCACCGGGCTGTTCATGACATCTGGCTCCACCATTGCCAAGGCTGGTCCGGGCGGCGGGCTCGTGGCCTACGCTGCTATGGGCATTATGGTCTACTTTTTGATGACCTCCCTGGGCGAGCTGGCCACCCACCTGCCCGTCTCCGGCTCCTTCGCCACCTACAATGCGCGATTCGTGGACCCTGCTCTGGGCTTCGCCATGGGCTGGAATTACTGGTTCAACTGGGCCATCACCGTGGCCGTCGACATCTCCACGGCCGCAATTTTGATTCAGTATTGGCTGCCCAGCACACCGGGCTGGATTTGGAGCCTGCTGGTCCTGGTCGTCATCTTCCTCATCAACGCCCTGACCGTTTCCACCTTCGGCGAGACTGAATTCTGGCTCTCCCTGATCAAGGTAATTACGGTAATCGTCTTCCTGGTCATCGGTTTCGCCATGATTTTCGGCATCATGTTCCACCCGGCAGTAGGCCTGCAAAACTTCACCTACAAGGGCGGCCCGTTCGTAGGCGGCTTCCCCGCAATTTTGTCGGTCTTCCTGATTGCTGGATTCTCCTTCCAAGGCACTGAGCTGGTCGGCGTCACTGCTGGCGAGTCTGACAACCCAGCAAAGGCCGTGCCCAAGGCCATCAACGAAGTGTTCTGGCGGATCCTGCTCTTCTACATTCTCTCGATTTTCGTCATCGCCGCACTGATTCCCTACACCTCCCCCAATCTGCTCTCGGCAGCTGACGGCAACATCGCCATGTCGCCCTTCACGCTCGTCTTCCAGCGGGCCGGCCTGGCGAGCGCAGCCAGCGTGATGAACGCCATCGTGCTCACCTCGGTGCTCTCGGCCGCCAACTCGGGCTCCTACGCTTCTACTCGTATGCTCTACGCGCTAGCCAAGGACCACTACGCGCCGCAGATTTTCGCCCGCACCACCAAGCACGGCATCCCCTTGGCTTCCCTCATTGCCACTACAGTTGTGGCTCTGGCCACCTTCACCACCTCAATTTTTGGTCAGCAAGTGTATATGTGGCTGGTCGCGGCATCCGGCCTGACCGGCTTCATTGCCTGGGTTGGCATCGCCCTGAGCCACTACCGCTTCCGCCGGGCCTTCGTCTTGCAGGGCCACCAGCTGAGCGAGCTCAAATATCACGCTAAGCTCTTCCCTCTTGGGCCCATTCTGGCGCTCATTCTGTGCGTAGTCGTCATCTGCGGGCAGAACATCGAGGCCTTCGTGCAGTGGAACTGGCAGGAAATTGGCGTGACGTATATGAGCGTGCCCCTTGTGCTTATCCTCTTCTTCGGCTATAAAATGAAGCATCATACTAAATTGATTCCACTGAAAGATATTGATGTTTCGGGTATAGAAGATAGGAACGAAGCCGATGAGCAAGGCAAGTAA
- the lysP gene encoding gamma-aminobutyrate permease — protein MSKASNDSTAGSSSGQTPEGQAQHSGQAANSVHRNLSTRQISMIALGGCIGTGLFMTSGSTITKAGPGGGLVAYTAMGLMVYFLMTSLGELATYMPVSGSFATYSSRFVDPALGFAMGWDYWLNWTIAGAVDISTAALLIQYWLPNTPGWIWSLLVLVIVFLINALAVSAFGETEFWLSLIKVATIIIFLVVGFAMICGIMFHPAAGLGNFTYKDAPFVGGLPAIMSVFLIAGYSFQGTEVVGVTAGESKDPSTAVPKAINEVFWRILLFYVLSIFIIAALIPYTSPNLLGASDTNIAMSPFTLVFQRAGLAGAASIMNAVVLTSILSAVNTGAYASSRMLYALAQDGYAPKLLARTTKHGIPMPALIATLCMEVATFATSIFGQSFYLWLVTATGLTGFIAWIGIALSHYRFRRAFLKQGHQLSELKYHTKLFPLGPVLAMALCLIVIFGQDIPAFAAGNWQEVLMTYFSVILVVGLYLGYKFKHHTKIVALADIDLETSAAKNGSAADSEHAGE, from the coding sequence ATGAGCAAGGCAAGTAACGACAGCACAGCAGGTAGTAGTAGCGGCCAAACCCCGGAAGGGCAGGCTCAGCACTCCGGGCAGGCCGCTAACTCTGTGCATCGCAACTTGAGCACCCGGCAAATTTCGATGATTGCGCTGGGCGGCTGCATCGGTACCGGCCTCTTTATGACCTCCGGGTCCACCATTACCAAGGCGGGCCCGGGAGGCGGCCTCGTGGCGTACACGGCTATGGGGCTCATGGTCTACTTTTTGATGACTTCCCTGGGCGAGCTGGCCACATACATGCCTGTTTCGGGCTCTTTCGCCACCTACTCGTCCCGCTTTGTGGACCCGGCCCTAGGCTTCGCTATGGGCTGGGACTACTGGCTGAACTGGACCATCGCGGGCGCGGTTGACATCTCCACCGCGGCCCTGCTGATTCAATACTGGCTGCCCAACACGCCGGGCTGGATTTGGAGCCTACTGGTTCTGGTCATCGTCTTCCTGATTAACGCCCTGGCCGTCTCAGCTTTTGGGGAGACCGAATTTTGGCTCTCTCTGATTAAAGTGGCGACGATTATTATCTTCCTCGTCGTCGGTTTCGCTATGATTTGCGGCATTATGTTCCACCCGGCGGCCGGTCTGGGCAACTTTACCTACAAAGACGCGCCGTTCGTGGGCGGGCTACCGGCCATCATGTCGGTCTTCCTAATAGCTGGTTACTCCTTCCAGGGCACAGAAGTGGTCGGCGTGACGGCTGGCGAGTCCAAGGACCCCTCCACGGCCGTGCCCAAGGCCATCAACGAAGTGTTCTGGCGGATCCTGCTCTTCTATGTGCTTTCGATTTTCATCATCGCCGCGCTGATTCCCTACACCTCCCCCAATCTTTTGGGCGCTTCGGACACCAATATCGCTATGTCGCCTTTCACACTCGTCTTCCAGCGGGCTGGCCTGGCGGGAGCTGCGAGCATTATGAACGCAGTCGTGCTCACCTCCATCCTCTCGGCGGTCAATACCGGCGCCTACGCCTCCTCGCGCATGCTCTACGCGCTGGCCCAGGACGGGTACGCCCCCAAGCTCCTGGCCCGCACCACCAAACACGGCATTCCCATGCCAGCGCTCATCGCCACCCTGTGCATGGAGGTCGCCACCTTCGCCACTTCCATTTTCGGGCAGTCTTTCTACCTGTGGCTGGTGACCGCCACCGGCTTGACAGGCTTCATCGCCTGGATTGGCATTGCCCTGAGCCACTACCGCTTCCGCCGGGCCTTCCTCAAGCAGGGCCACCAGCTGAGCGAGCTGAAATATCACACCAAGCTCTTCCCCCTGGGGCCGGTACTGGCTATGGCCTTGTGCTTAATCGTCATTTTCGGGCAGGATATTCCCGCTTTCGCCGCCGGCAACTGGCAGGAAGTGCTCATGACCTACTTCAGCGTGATTCTCGTGGTTGGGCTCTACCTGGGTTACAAATTCAAGCACCACACCAAGATTGTGGCCCTAGCAGACATTGATCTGGAGACCTCTGCTGCCAAGAACGGTTCTGCTGCAGACAGCGAACATGCTGGAGAATAA
- a CDS encoding LacI family transcriptional regulator yields the protein MVGMRDVAREAGVSTSTVSLVVNGNGYVSDSMARRVSQAMQQLNYVPNELARNFSRNRTNLVGIIVPTIRHPFFASLAASLQRALYERQLRTVLCSTADVDQDVSQYVDMLRRRAMDGIIMGAHAVYPANYWSSIDRPIVAFDRYLGNSIPSVGSDHSQGGRLAAQLFVQTGVRHVVEIGGPRTHYQTAAGMQSISLGSVRIAGQTTFPPIRYHLAFERTLRQAGIPYNYIEIESVARMEEFRQAAHKAFETYPDLDAIVAPDLAAAFCVQEAIGRGRAIPSDLQVIAYDGTYVADLAGIKLTSVLQNVDAVANALARQMVTEIQGQTSAEPTAEQADKDDQSAEGPQPGMLPKPTSQAPAQPAAQLEPGVRNELIPMSIKLGESTRWQGRLEDLR from the coding sequence ATGGTAGGTATGCGCGATGTGGCACGGGAGGCGGGTGTCTCAACGAGCACGGTCTCCTTAGTGGTCAATGGCAATGGGTACGTTTCGGATTCGATGGCGCGCCGGGTCTCGCAAGCTATGCAGCAGCTCAATTACGTACCCAATGAGCTGGCTCGCAACTTTTCGCGCAACCGTACCAATCTCGTGGGCATTATCGTACCCACAATCCGCCACCCCTTCTTCGCCTCCTTAGCCGCCTCCCTCCAGCGAGCCCTGTATGAGCGGCAGCTCCGCACGGTCTTGTGTTCTACGGCGGACGTGGACCAGGACGTGAGCCAATACGTAGACATGCTCCGCAGGCGCGCTATGGACGGCATTATTATGGGTGCGCACGCCGTCTACCCTGCGAATTACTGGTCTTCAATTGACCGGCCTATCGTGGCTTTTGACCGGTATTTGGGCAATTCCATACCCTCCGTTGGCTCGGACCACAGCCAAGGAGGGCGTTTGGCGGCGCAGCTGTTTGTGCAGACCGGAGTCCGGCATGTGGTAGAGATTGGTGGCCCGCGCACGCACTATCAGACCGCTGCGGGCATGCAATCCATTTCCCTGGGGAGCGTTCGTATCGCCGGCCAGACTACTTTCCCACCTATTCGCTACCATCTAGCTTTCGAACGGACTCTGCGCCAGGCAGGCATTCCTTATAACTATATTGAAATCGAGTCCGTGGCCCGCATGGAAGAGTTCCGCCAAGCCGCCCATAAGGCTTTTGAAACCTACCCTGACTTGGATGCGATTGTAGCACCGGACTTAGCTGCTGCCTTTTGCGTCCAGGAGGCCATTGGGCGCGGTAGGGCAATTCCGAGTGACTTGCAAGTGATTGCCTATGACGGCACGTACGTGGCTGATTTGGCAGGCATTAAGCTAACCAGTGTCCTGCAAAATGTTGACGCCGTAGCGAACGCCTTAGCCCGGCAGATGGTTACTGAGATACAAGGCCAGACTTCGGCCGAGCCAACGGCTGAGCAGGCCGATAAGGACGACCAATCAGCAGAGGGTCCGCAGCCTGGAATGCTGCCGAAGCCCACCTCTCAGGCTCCCGCTCAGCCAGCGGCTCAACTGGAGCCGGGCGTTCGCAATGAACTGATTCCTATGTCGATCAAGTTGGGCGAATCTACCCGCTGGCAGGGCAGGCTGGAAGATTTACGATAG
- the purA gene encoding adenylosuccinate synthetase, translating to MPGIVIVGAQWGDEGKGKATDLIGSKVDYVARFNGGNNAGHTVVVGDQTYALHLLPSGIIHSQVTPVIGNGVVVDPEALLSEIDGLQERGVDCSKLKISEAAHIITPFHRTLDKVSERFLGSHKIGTTGRGIGPTYVDKVNRVGIRVHDLFNENHLRDKVQASLHQKNLMLEKIYDLPTVDVDQTVDELLKAAERMKPYVANTSLLLNQALDAGKSVLFEGGQATMLDVDHGTYPFVTSSNCTAGGACTGTGVGPTKIDRVIGVAKAYVTRVGEGPFPTELNDESGEWLRQQGHEFGVTTGRPRRCGWFDALVARYATQVNGLTDIVLTKLDVLTGLESIPVCVAYDVKMADGSTARVKDLPTDQAEFVSAQPVYQEFPGWSENISGASSFEEFPPAAKDYVHHLEDLSGCRISAIGSGAGRDQIVSLRSLVD from the coding sequence ATGCCTGGAATCGTAATCGTTGGCGCACAGTGGGGAGACGAGGGTAAGGGCAAAGCTACCGACCTCATCGGCAGCAAGGTCGATTATGTGGCTCGGTTCAACGGCGGCAATAACGCTGGTCACACGGTGGTGGTTGGCGACCAAACCTATGCCCTGCACTTGCTCCCCTCCGGCATTATTCACTCCCAAGTCACCCCGGTGATCGGCAACGGCGTGGTGGTTGATCCGGAGGCGCTTTTGAGCGAGATTGACGGCCTGCAGGAGCGGGGCGTGGACTGCTCAAAGCTCAAAATTTCCGAGGCGGCGCACATCATCACCCCCTTCCACCGCACGCTTGACAAGGTTTCTGAGCGCTTTTTGGGTTCGCATAAGATTGGAACCACCGGTCGCGGCATTGGGCCTACATATGTTGACAAAGTAAACCGTGTGGGCATTCGCGTACACGACCTCTTTAACGAGAATCACTTGCGGGACAAGGTGCAGGCCTCCCTCCACCAGAAGAACTTAATGCTTGAAAAAATCTACGATCTGCCAACGGTAGATGTGGATCAGACGGTGGATGAGTTGCTCAAAGCAGCCGAGCGCATGAAGCCATACGTGGCCAACACTTCCCTCCTACTCAACCAGGCGCTGGACGCTGGCAAGTCGGTTCTCTTTGAGGGCGGACAGGCCACCATGCTGGACGTGGACCACGGCACTTACCCCTTCGTCACCTCCTCAAACTGCACTGCTGGCGGCGCCTGCACGGGCACGGGAGTAGGCCCCACGAAGATTGACCGCGTGATCGGCGTGGCCAAGGCCTATGTGACGCGCGTGGGCGAGGGCCCCTTCCCCACGGAGCTGAACGACGAGTCGGGCGAGTGGCTGCGGCAGCAGGGACACGAGTTCGGCGTGACCACAGGCCGGCCTCGTCGCTGCGGCTGGTTCGATGCCCTGGTGGCCCGCTATGCCACTCAGGTCAACGGTCTGACCGATATTGTGCTCACCAAGCTTGACGTGTTGACCGGCCTGGAATCTATCCCCGTATGTGTGGCCTACGACGTCAAGATGGCCGATGGCAGCACCGCGCGGGTCAAGGATTTGCCCACGGACCAGGCCGAGTTCGTCTCCGCCCAGCCGGTGTATCAAGAGTTTCCTGGCTGGTCCGAAAACATTTCGGGCGCCAGCTCCTTTGAAGAGTTCCCGCCGGCAGCGAAGGACTACGTGCACCATCTGGAGGACCTGTCGGGTTGCCGTATTTCGGCCATTGGCTCGGGTGCAGGCCGTGACCAAATTGTCTCCCTGCGATCTTTGGTAGACTAG
- the fba gene encoding class II fructose-bisphosphate aldolase, with protein MTLASPESYAHMLDQARRGAYAYPAINVTSTQTLNAALQGFADAQSDGIIQVSVGGASYLSGQRLQDRVAGSIAFARFAAELISHYKGITIALHTDHCAPQYLDEWVRPLLAYEREQVEHGEAPLFQSHMWDGSTLPLERNLTIARELLAQSRAAHTVLELEVGAVGGEEDGQSAQINEKLYSSPADGMKVIDALGLGEQGRYMVAFTFGNVHGAYKPGVVKLRPELLREIQTTTAQAIRQGELAQAPKQGEKSQAPKPNEPAAGRALAGAPDDKPFLLVFHGGSGSPPAEIAQAVSYGVVKMNVDTDTQYAFTRGVAGHMFRDYDKVLKIDGEVGEKSAYDPRSWGREAEDSMAARVVLACQELGSAGRALR; from the coding sequence ATGACCCTTGCAAGCCCTGAAAGTTATGCGCACATGCTCGACCAGGCGCGGCGTGGCGCTTATGCGTATCCGGCGATTAACGTGACATCTACGCAGACCCTGAACGCTGCCCTCCAGGGGTTTGCGGATGCTCAGTCGGACGGCATTATTCAGGTGTCTGTGGGCGGGGCGTCCTACCTCTCAGGCCAGCGCCTGCAGGACCGGGTAGCGGGGTCCATTGCTTTCGCCCGCTTTGCTGCCGAGCTCATTTCCCACTACAAGGGCATCACGATTGCCTTGCACACCGACCACTGCGCTCCCCAGTACCTGGATGAGTGGGTCAGGCCTCTCCTGGCCTACGAGCGTGAGCAAGTTGAGCATGGTGAAGCGCCGCTCTTCCAGTCGCACATGTGGGACGGGTCAACCCTGCCTCTGGAGCGCAATCTGACTATCGCCCGGGAACTGCTGGCCCAGTCTCGCGCGGCCCACACCGTGTTGGAGCTGGAAGTGGGCGCTGTTGGGGGCGAAGAGGACGGGCAGTCCGCGCAAATCAACGAAAAACTCTACTCTAGCCCTGCTGATGGCATGAAGGTAATCGACGCTCTTGGCCTGGGCGAGCAGGGGCGGTACATGGTGGCTTTCACCTTTGGCAATGTGCACGGGGCCTACAAGCCGGGCGTGGTCAAGCTCCGGCCCGAGCTCCTGCGCGAGATCCAGACGACGACGGCTCAGGCGATTCGCCAGGGTGAGTTGGCGCAGGCTCCAAAACAGGGCGAGAAGTCGCAGGCTCCAAAACCGAATGAGCCTGCTGCCGGGCGCGCGCTCGCAGGTGCACCGGACGACAAGCCATTTTTGCTCGTTTTCCACGGCGGTTCGGGCTCCCCGCCAGCTGAGATTGCGCAGGCGGTGAGCTACGGCGTGGTCAAAATGAACGTGGACACCGACACTCAGTACGCTTTTACGCGCGGCGTGGCCGGCCACATGTTCCGCGACTATGACAAAGTGCTCAAGATTGACGGCGAAGTGGGCGAGAAAAGCGCCTACGATCCGCGTTCCTGGGGGCGTGAGGCCGAAGACTCGATGGCAGCTCGCGTGGTGCTGGCCTGCCAAGAGCTGGGTTCCGCCGGTCGTGCACTTCGATGA
- the dcd gene encoding dCTP deaminase, translating to MLLSDHDIVAAHDAGYVSLDPWTPEMVQPASIDVRLDKFFRLFNNHEYTYVDPAENQGDLTEQFEVAPGDPWILHPGEFVLGSTWEYVKLGSGIAARLEGKSSLGRLGILTHSTAGFIDPGFEGHITLELSNVSTLPVKLWPGMKIGQMCFFQLSSLAEHPYGSQGTGSHYQGQRGPTPSRSYINFYKADVEE from the coding sequence ATGCTGCTCAGCGACCATGACATAGTGGCAGCCCACGATGCGGGATACGTTTCGCTGGACCCGTGGACCCCCGAGATGGTACAACCCGCGAGCATCGACGTGCGCCTCGACAAGTTTTTCCGTCTCTTCAACAACCACGAATATACGTATGTGGACCCGGCCGAGAACCAGGGCGACTTGACCGAGCAATTCGAGGTAGCCCCCGGAGACCCCTGGATCCTGCACCCCGGCGAGTTCGTGCTGGGCTCCACCTGGGAGTACGTCAAACTTGGCTCCGGCATCGCAGCCCGGCTCGAGGGCAAAAGTTCCCTAGGCCGCCTAGGCATTCTGACCCACTCCACGGCCGGCTTCATCGACCCCGGCTTCGAGGGGCACATCACCCTGGAACTCTCGAACGTGAGCACCCTGCCCGTCAAGCTCTGGCCCGGCATGAAAATCGGCCAAATGTGCTTCTTCCAGCTCAGCTCCCTAGCCGAGCACCCCTACGGCTCCCAGGGCACCGGCTCCCACTACCAGGGCCAGCGCGGCCCCACCCCCTCCCGCTCCTACATCAACTTCTACAAGGCCGACGTGGAGGAGTAA
- a CDS encoding chemotaxis protein → MPSSSASYKVAEPASGKGHHDWFGSHSRQIKPKKRHILRYVLLTILLLLIIAAAVCGYVGYKFYQDAMAVKTHEEQALSYIKTFQDEQKLMQDPGALTRSVPQIQSETAAAKKIAHGDMWERAAKLPKYGDDIKTVQGMVDVVDDMAKSTFPPLTQTIEKLTTAKFSQGDGQINLQPIEDASAGFLAANQNIQKELKALKALPKPQISQVQSVYDTSVKQFSDVSAKVEQLNNTIQILPQFLGSKAPRNYIIVAQTPSEERSGGGLIGSLGSMNATNGKITVGDFHPNTEFIELGKGGVTGAENIFTGPLKFSFDIRDLSAYPDFSQEAQIVNQRWQWSQYAGPVDGVIMIDPVFIQEVIKISGNIKTQGGLELTGDNTAEFFLNGIYKTVPVYLQDEVFAGVAAQAMNNVFSNMDIHKLLSLTNMMAPMAEGRHLYAYTFHEDEAKSFQEAGLAKDAPNSAENPEVGVYLNENNPSKLGWYLHRKSTITKTSHNSDGSQSYHMVFSMANTIPQADLYSGNSYILGGINNIGAVGTPVERMLFYGPKEGSLSNFKINGNSTELRQATMNGKSLWTGVATIAPGKSVTYEFDVTTSPKAQTDLKLDQTPMGWADPGVTYNKQ, encoded by the coding sequence ATGCCTAGTTCGAGTGCCTCATACAAGGTTGCTGAGCCTGCAAGCGGCAAGGGACATCACGACTGGTTTGGCTCTCACAGCCGGCAGATAAAGCCCAAAAAGCGCCACATCCTGCGCTACGTTCTTCTTACCATCTTGTTGCTGCTCATCATTGCCGCAGCCGTATGCGGGTACGTAGGATACAAGTTCTATCAGGATGCCATGGCCGTTAAAACCCATGAGGAACAGGCGCTGAGTTACATCAAAACATTCCAGGATGAGCAAAAGCTGATGCAGGACCCTGGCGCTTTGACTCGCTCGGTGCCGCAAATACAATCTGAAACAGCAGCCGCCAAGAAAATCGCTCATGGGGACATGTGGGAGCGTGCGGCCAAATTGCCCAAGTACGGCGACGACATCAAGACCGTGCAAGGCATGGTGGATGTCGTTGACGACATGGCTAAATCGACTTTCCCTCCCCTAACGCAAACCATTGAAAAACTAACCACAGCCAAATTCAGCCAGGGCGACGGCCAGATCAACCTGCAGCCGATTGAAGATGCGAGCGCAGGATTTTTAGCAGCTAACCAGAATATTCAAAAGGAGCTCAAAGCACTGAAGGCTCTACCTAAGCCTCAGATTTCCCAGGTTCAAAGCGTGTATGACACGAGTGTGAAGCAATTTTCAGACGTATCCGCCAAAGTTGAACAACTCAACAACACTATCCAGATTTTGCCACAATTCCTGGGCAGTAAGGCTCCTAGAAACTACATCATCGTCGCACAAACTCCCTCCGAAGAGCGCTCCGGCGGCGGCCTAATTGGTTCATTAGGCTCCATGAACGCCACGAACGGCAAAATCACCGTCGGAGATTTCCATCCCAATACAGAGTTCATCGAACTAGGCAAGGGTGGAGTCACCGGCGCAGAGAATATCTTCACCGGTCCACTGAAGTTTAGTTTTGATATTCGAGATCTCTCTGCCTACCCTGACTTCTCCCAAGAAGCACAAATAGTGAACCAAAGGTGGCAGTGGTCACAATATGCAGGCCCCGTTGATGGCGTTATCATGATCGACCCGGTGTTCATCCAGGAAGTTATTAAGATTAGCGGCAATATCAAAACTCAAGGTGGTTTAGAGCTCACAGGCGACAATACCGCCGAATTCTTCTTGAACGGCATATACAAAACGGTACCCGTCTATTTGCAGGATGAAGTGTTTGCGGGGGTTGCAGCCCAAGCTATGAACAATGTATTCAGTAACATGGATATTCATAAGCTGCTCAGTCTAACGAACATGATGGCTCCCATGGCCGAAGGTCGTCACCTCTACGCATATACCTTCCATGAAGACGAGGCTAAGAGCTTCCAGGAAGCGGGCTTGGCCAAAGATGCGCCAAATAGCGCCGAAAATCCAGAGGTTGGTGTTTACCTCAATGAAAACAACCCGTCAAAGTTAGGTTGGTATTTGCATCGTAAATCAACCATTACTAAAACGAGCCATAACTCTGACGGGTCACAGAGCTACCATATGGTTTTCTCAATGGCTAACACCATACCGCAGGCGGATCTATACAGCGGTAACTCCTATATTCTTGGCGGAATCAACAACATTGGGGCCGTAGGCACACCTGTAGAGCGTATGCTCTTCTACGGCCCCAAAGAAGGTTCTCTCAGCAATTTCAAAATAAACGGTAACAGCACTGAGTTGCGACAGGCGACCATGAATGGAAAGAGTTTATGGACTGGCGTGGCAACAATAGCGCCAGGCAAGAGTGTAACCTATGAATTCGACGTAACAACCTCTCCCAAAGCCCAGACAGATTTGAAGCTAGACCAAACACCTATGGGCTGGGCAGATCCCGGAGTTACGTACAACAAGCAGTAG
- a CDS encoding hypothetical protein (frameshifted, insertion/deletion at around 2226242;~possible pseudo due to internal stop codon): MVYPRELRERVVAYAYENHAVREAVGLIRKDPGVDPAGLSNRERSLLVDALWDKWPVGALCARLRLPRSFYYRHRGQAARQAKASRRIALGERLRSVSESNWRSYGYRRLTDALQAGV; encoded by the coding sequence ATGGTGTATCCCAGGGAGTTGCGCGAGCGGGTGGTCGCGTACGCGTATGAGAATCACGCGGTGCGGGAGGCGGTCGGGCTGATAAGAAAAGACCCAGGCGTCGACCCGGCGGGACTCTCGAATCGTGAGCGGAGCCTGCTGGTCGACGCCTTGTGGGACAAGTGGCCGGTGGGCGCCCTGTGCGCAAGGCTGCGCCTGCCCCGGAGCTTCTACTACCGGCATCGAGGCCAAGCGGCACGCCAGGCGAAAGCCTCCAGGCGCATCGCGCTCGGGGAGCGGTTGCGCTCGGTGTCCGAGTCCAACTGGCGCTCGTACGGCTATCGTCGCCTCACCGACGCGTTGCAGGCGGGGGTGTGA
- a CDS encoding hypothetical protein (frameshifted, insertion/deletion at around 2226233,2226698,2226779,2226647;~possible pseudo due to internal stop codon) codes for MRELIIRPRLKRRRRYSSYLGEITPVVPNLLERDFHAGTPGVKLLTDITEFRVRDGELYLSAIVDCYDGMIVTWTVGEHPDSALVERILDQLAQVLPGNATPVIHSDRGCRYRWPGWINSMKEQGEPDR; via the coding sequence ATGCGCGAGCTGATCATCCGCCCCAGGCTGAAAAGACGCAGGAGATACAGCTCCTACCTGGGCGAGATCACACCAGTGGTGCCCAACCTCCTGGAGCGTGACTTCCACGCCGGGACACCGGGCGTGAAGCTGCTCACGGACATCACCGAGTTCCGGGTCCGGGACGGCGAGCTCTACCTCTCCGCCATTGTGGACTGCTACGACGGCATGATCGTTACCTGGACGGTGGGCGAGCATCCCGACTCGGCCCTGGTCGAACGCATCCTCGACCAACTCGCCCAGGTCCTGCCTGGGAACGCGACCCCCGTCATCCATTCGGACCGGGGCTGCCGCTACCGGTGGCCCGGATGGATAAACAGCATGAAGGAGCAGGGTGAACCAGATCGATGA